In Euphorbia lathyris chromosome 10, ddEupLath1.1, whole genome shotgun sequence, a single genomic region encodes these proteins:
- the LOC136209319 gene encoding protein RGF1 INDUCIBLE TRANSCRIPTION FACTOR 1 encodes MVGCKLFIKKKREDWLTSLLNCKFFDSCIIHQQLRKNEKNVFCMDCNLEFCRHCVKAHFLHPKLQICKYVYQDVVRLQDIQKHLDCSKIQTYKINGEKAVHLNPRPQSKDSKPSTKAKFGASCEACGRYLQDVPNRFCSIACKVSAESVKATDEQKVIDFSIEELQKDSWEENFNQERQSSENESTLSLTDMSEETQGWMTTALKPRKRLHKRKGIPRRSPLC; translated from the exons ATG GTAGGATGCAAAttattcattaagaagaagagagaagattGGTTAACCTCGCTGCTGAATTGCAAATTCTTCGATTCCTGTATTATTCATCAACAGTTGAGAAAAAACGAGAAGAATGTATTCTGTATGGACTGCAATCTCGAGTTTTGCAGACATTGCGTAAAGGCTCACTTTCTTCATCCAAAACTTCAGATCTGCAAATATGTTTATCAGGATGTTGTTCGTCTCCAGGATATTCAAAAACATCTGGACTGTTCTAAAATTCAG ACATACAAGATCAATGGAGAAAAGGCAGTACACTTGAATCCACGGCCTCAATCTAAGGATTCAAAACCATCGACCAAAGCAAAGTTTGGTGCTTCCTGTGAAGCATGTGGGAGATATCTACAAGATGTGCCTAATCGATTTTGCTCTATAGCCTGCAAG GTGTCAGCTGAATCAGTGAAGGCTACAGATGAGCAGAAAGTGATTGATTTCTCAATTGAAGAGTTACAAAAAGATTCATGGGAAGAAAATTTCAATCAAGAAAGACAGTCGAGTGAGAACGAATCGACGCTTTCTTTGACTGATATGTCAGAGGAAACTCAAGGCTGGATGACTACAGCATTGAAGCCGAGGAAACGGCTCCATAAAAGGAAAGGCATTCCTAGAAGGTCTCCCCTCTGTTA